In a genomic window of Tripterygium wilfordii isolate XIE 37 chromosome 8, ASM1340144v1, whole genome shotgun sequence:
- the LOC120003922 gene encoding uncharacterized protein LOC120003922: MVKIGRSYITDPPKLSNPFAKYIESVGSSKSKLTLPSSSSSSSPSEHVPLKTALSPTSPPCQSSDPPATVPSTENNSNKDVIAQNSFDLTGARGEFENCKNSDEKAKLKARLQPVILDHLHRLSKMEAKSNVGAEIAELVDFFKLLNPSDPKFAEFGNISHTSREGVIRLHEGTLRIKESQEKLQSELAKMSLPATE; this comes from the exons ATGGTGAAAATTGGGAGATCGTACATCACGGATCCTCCAAAACTGTCAAACCCGTTCGCAAAATATATTGAATCAGTCGGTTCCTCCAAATCTAAGCTTACCTTGCCGTCTTCGTCGTCATCGTCATCTCCCAGTGAGCACGTGCCCTTGAAAACAGCGTTATCGCCGACTTCTCCTCCATGCCAATCTTCAGATCCTCCTGCAACCGTTCCCTCAACTG AAAACAATTCAAACAAAGATGTAATTGCTCAGAATTCGTTCGATTTGACCGGCGCTCGAGGTGAATTTGAGAACTGCAAGAATTCTGACGAAAAGGCGAAGCTCAAAGCGCGTCTGCAACCGGTAATTCTTGATCACTTGCACAGGTTGTCGAAGATGGAAGCGAAGAGTAATGTAGGGGCTGAAATTGCAGAGTTGGTTGATTTCTTCAAGTTACTAAATCCTTCAGATCCGAAATTCGCGGAGTTTGGTAATATAAGTCATACGAGTCGTGAAGGAGTGATTAGACTGCACGAAGGAACGTTGCGGATTAAGGAATCGCAAGAGAAATTGCAATCTGAACTTGCCAAAATGTCTCTTCCAGCTACAGAATGA
- the LOC120003921 gene encoding uncharacterized protein LOC120003921, protein MVERDEGSRNGKRNNGTDRKQQSPPTFVNHFAKYMESKVSYAEALRLGHTNLEILRLNSALGGSGTITAVPFQSDGNLSRSYSTPSFDSSAPSTPSLPHSISSPDLESQDSPTENDNNNSSSAHDFPNSSFSSATTEPSSNPSASINPLYFGKLKSCLSLPQSFPYQFSSTCTDLKTTSNGKLPPPPPPPYSPSRVSNSGIVREELQRLIKRAMESGNFQRQCANCGNSQHCCGQTILEAVSSIPPAP, encoded by the exons ATGGTCGAAAGAGACGAAGGCAGCAGAAATGGCAAGAGAAATAATGGAACTGACAGGAAGCAACAATCACCTCCCACCTTCGTCAATCACTTCGCTAAATACATGGAATCCAAAGTTTCCTATGCCGAAGCTCTTCGACTAGGTCACACAAATCTGGAGATTCTCCGCCTGAATTCCGCACTAGGTGGTTCCGGCACGATTACGGCTGTTCCGTTCCAATCGGACGGAAATCTATCGAGATCTTACTCGACTCCCTCCTTTGACTCTTCAGCACCCTCCACGCCTTCACTGCCTCACTCGATTTCGTCTCCAGATCTCGAGAGTCAAGACTCCCCAACAGAGAACGACAACAACAACAGTTCATCAGCTCATGATTTCCctaattcttctttttcttctgcaaCTACTGAACCCTCTTCTAATCCCTCTGCCTCAATTAATCCCTTGTATTTTGGAAAACTTAAAAGCTGTCTATCACTCCCCCAATCGTTTCCTTATCAATTCTCTTCTACTTGTACTGATCTGAAAACTACCAGTAATGGAAAactccctcctcctcctcctcctccttattCTCCGTCGCGCGTATCCAATTCTGGTATCGTTAGAGAAGAGTTGCAACGTCTGATCAAACGTGCAATGGAGTCCG GTAATTTTCAGAGACAATGTGCAAACTGTGGCAATTCTCAGCATTGTTGTGGACAGACCATACTTGAAGCGGTTTCCTCTATCCCTCCCGCCCCATAA
- the LOC120004569 gene encoding UPF0481 protein At3g47200-like yields the protein MGEPADNPLQMEEWIIDIVRELKETSPISSSCSICKVPMNVRSVNEDAYTPHIVSIGPIHHQDKKLLPMEDHHHGDKKLLPMEDHKRRYLQSLFKRTQKPIAILKDACDTILDLDEDVRACYVEPILYNKEELAKILLYDAGFMLELFFRYSEMGSKVQNDPIFTTSWMILTLQRDLALLENQIPFFVLKAVFKLIAPRGTVGLPTLKELALQFFKSMLNISEEAFLAKCRQKGNHLLHLLHNCYLPSNPIDSRSKGAWEFIHCATSLSQVGVVFQKNTTNNLFDLQFDNGIFTIPTLHVHDTTDSLFRNLVAFEQCQQDSKHYITSYIMLMDRLIDTADDVELLQRERILENVLGGGDDVSNLFNNIGRQIVLKDFYFARLCNQVNAYTKSRRHRYIAALRRDYFKNPWSITSFVAAVALILLTFLQTLYTLLSYYHS from the coding sequence ATGGGGGAACCAGCTGATAATCCTCTTCAAATGGAAGAATGGATAATCGACATTGTAAGGGAGCTCAAGGAAACATCTCCAATATCTTCGAGTTGCAGCATCTGCAAAGTTCCCATGAACGTTCGATCGGTAAATGAAGATGCTTACACTCCTCACATCGTCTCAATTGGACCAATCCACCATCAAGACAAAAAGTTATTGCCTATGGAGGATCACCACCATGGAGACAAAAAGTTATTGCCTATGGAGGATCACAAACGGCGGTACCTACAATCCCTCTTCAAGCGTACACAGAAACCTATAGCAATTCTCAAGGATGCTTGTGATACCATCTTAGATCTTGATGAAGATGTCCGTGCTTGCTATGTAGAACCAATCCTGTACAATAAAGAGGAGCTTGCGAAAATCTTATTATATGATGCAGGGTTTATGCTTGAGCTTTTCTTCAGATACTCTGAAATGGGTTCGAAAGTACAAAATGATCCCATATTCACGACTTCTTGGATGATCTTGACACTGCAACGTGACTTGGCGCTTCTGGAGAATCAGATTCCTTTCTTTGTTCTAAAAGCTGTGTTTAAGCTTATAGCGCCGCGTGGTACTGTTGGTCTTCCAACGCTCAAAGAGCTTGCTCTTCAATTTTTCAAGTCAATGTTGAATATCAGCGAAGAGGCATTCCTGGCAAAATGCAGGCAGAAGGGCAACCACTTGCTTCACTTGTTGCACAACTGTTATCTTCCTTCAAATCCTATAGATTCAAGAAGCAAGGGAGCATGGGAATTCATACATTGTGCAACATCACTCAGTCAGGTTGGGGTAGTGTTTCAAAAGAATACGACAAACAACTTGTTCGATTTACAGTTCGACAATGGCATATTCACAATTCCAACGTTGCACGTTCATGACACTACTGATTCACTCTTCAGGAACCTTGTAGCATTCGAGCAATGTCAACAGGACAGTAAACATTACATTACATCATACATCATGCTCATGGATAGACTGATCGATACAGCAGATGATGTCGAGTTACTTCAAAGGGAGCGAATCCTTGAGAATGTTTTGGGTGGCGGAGATGATGTTTCAAATCTCTTTAACAATATCGGCAGGCAAATAGTTCTGAAAGACTTCTATTTTGCAAGATTATGCAATCAAGTTAATGCCTACACTAAGTCCCGTCGACATCGTTATATAGCTGCATTGAGACGTGACTACTTTAAAAATCCATGGAGTATTACGTCCTTCGTGGCTGCCGTTGCACTTATTCTTCTTACTTTCTTGCAGACCCTGTATACTTTACTTTCTTATTACCATAGTTGA
- the LOC120004570 gene encoding uncharacterized protein LOC120004570: protein MPHFTCKGPTVNLSLSIWPSRAFPCIVFTEELNADSNWALHLTMKGERVKAMQTTDQNSSNPYAEYIDSIESSSKWKRSSSSSSSSSSSLRRGTSGVPTTSLDPILDFSNLKDKNTQEALDLVSARRAYELCKTPEEKSALKAHLQPIIISRLKKLSEMEQRTSVGDEIADAVDFLKSLNPSDPRFVEIGKISQTSRKGVISLQEGMMQLKEAQDQLLSQLRSLSPHDNKDH from the exons ATGCCCCATTTCACGTGCAAGGGCCCCACCGTCAACTTGTCTCTCTCTATTTGGCCATCGCGAGCCTTCCCTTGTATAGTCTTCACTGAAGAATTGAATGCAGACTCAAATTGGGCATTACACCTGACCATGAAAGGTGAAAGAGTGAAGGCGATGCAGACCACCGATCAAAATTCATCAAATCCTTACGCAGAGTATATTGACTCAATTGAATCCTCCTCCAAGTGGAAGCGAtcgtcctcctcctcctcgtccTCGTCCTCGTCCTTGCGAAGAGGAACCTCTGGAGTGCCAACCACTTCGCTTG ATCCAATACTTGATTTCAGCAACTTGAAGGACAAGAACACTCAGGAGGCGTTGGACTTGGTTTCCGCTCGCAGGGCATACGAGCTCTGCAAGACTCCTGAAGAAAAATCTGCACTCAAAGCGCACCTACAACCAATCATTATTAGCCGATTAAAGAAGTTATCGGAGATGGAGCAGAGAACTAGTGTAGGAGATGAGATTGCAGATGCAGTCGACTTCCTCAAATCACTGAATCCTTCGGACCCCAGATTCGTTGAAATTGGGAAGATCAGTCAGACAAGTCGTAAAGGAGTAATTAGTTTGCAGGAAGGAATGATGCAATTGAAAGAAGCCCAAGACCAGCTGCTCTCTCAGCTTCGCTCCCTCTCTCCCCACGATAACAAGGATCACTGA
- the LOC120004631 gene encoding sericin-2-like, translating to MGRIIREDPEKKKVVFPVADHQRLPKSTDPFADYIASMSYVQTLRKDRENKQLNQNHNPPTSSRAPHSTIGSANGGGRGPNTTTGSANGGGRAPNTNISSANGGSRGPNTTTGSANGGGRAPNTNISSANGGSISVNTPPSSSSSSLIQLHFGKLKYDPSLFNTSHIKFPSNPPQITSFSSSSSSSSEAARISSSDILKLQHLIKLAIDTGRLRSKCRKCGNSIQHCCEQTILEAVSSLPPPPSNS from the exons ATGGGGAGGATCATTAGAGAGGATccagagaagaagaaagtagTCTTTCCTGTCGCAGATCATCAAAGACTGCCAAAATCTACCGATCCTTTCGCCGATTACATAGCATCAATGAGCTACGTACAAACTCTTCGAAAAGATAGGGAAAATAAGCAACTGAACCAGAACCACAATCCCCCAACCTCCAGCAGAGCTCCTCATTCTACTATTGGCAGCGCTAATGGTGGTGGCAGAGGTCCTAATACTACTACCGGCAGCGCTAATGGTGGCGGCAGAGCCCCTAATACTAATATTAGCAGCGCTAATGGTGGCAGCAGAGGTCCTAATACTACTACCGGCAGCGCTAATGGTGGCGGCAGAGCTCCTAATACTAATATTAGCAGCGCTAATGGTGGCAGCATATCCGTTAATACACCTCCTTCATCATCCTCCTCCTCATTGATTCAGCTTCACTTCGGAAAATTAAAGTATGACCCATCATTGTTTAATACTAGTCACATAAAATTCCCTAGTAACCCACCACAAATTACCTccttctcatcatcatcatcatcatcatcggagGCGGCGCGCATATCTAGCTCTGATATCCTTAAGTTGCAACATCTTATCAAGCTTGCCATCGACACCG GTCGTTTGCGGAGCAAATGCAGAAAATGCGGCAACTCTATTCAGCATTGTTGCGAACAAACCATACTCGAAGCAGTTTCCTCTCTCCCTCCTCCGCCTTCTAATTCTTAA
- the LOC120003424 gene encoding UPF0481 protein At3g47200-like: MGEPEPANMNPPPMNNWKIDIIRGLSETPPISSTWSICKVPMNLRSVNEDAYTPHIVSIGPIHHGEKKVFPMEDHKRRYVHSLFKRTKQPIAILEDCCDTIVGLDEDVRACYIEPILYDKHKLAKILLHDAGFMLELFFRYSEMGSKVENDPIFTTSWMIMTLQRDLALLENQIPFFVLKSVFQHIAPRGAAGLPTLKELALQFFKSILNISEEAFVAKCRQKGNHLLHMLHNCYLPSNPIDSRSKGAWEFIRSATSLSQAGVVFQKGATNDLFDLEFHNGTFKIPPLRVHDSTDSLFRNLVAFEQCQQDSKHYITSYIMLMDRLIDTADDVKLLQQEQIILNDLGDGDDVSNLFNNICKQIVLKDFYFAGLCNQVNAYAKTRWHRYIASARRDYFNNPWSITSFVAAVLLIVLTLLQTLYSLLAYYKS, translated from the coding sequence ATGGGGGAACCAGAACCAGCTAATATGAATCCTCCTCCAATGAACAATTGGAAGATCGACATTATAAGGGGGCTCAGTGAAACACCTCCAATATCTTCGACTTGGAGCATCTGCAAAGTTCCCATGAACCTTCGATCGGTAAATGAAGACGCTTACACTCCTCACATTGTCTCAATTGGACCAATCCACCATGGAGAGAAAAAGGTTTTTCCTATGGAGGATCACAAACGGCGGTACGTACACTCCCTCTTCAAGCGTACGAAACAACCTATAGCAATTCTAGAGGATTGTTGCGATACCATCGTAGGTCTTGATGAAGATGTCCGTGCTTGCTATATAGAACCAATCCTGTATGATAAACACAAGCTTGCAAAGATCTTATTACATGATGCAGGGTTTATGCTTGAGCTTTTCTTCAGATACTCTGAAATGGGGTCAAAAGTAGAAAATGATCCCATATTCACGACTTCTTGGATGATCATGACGCTGCAGCGTGACTTGGCGCTTCTGGAGAATCAGATTCCTTTCTTTGTTCTAAAATCTGTGTTCCAGCATATAGCACCGCGTGGTGCAGCTGGTCTTCCAACGCTCAAAGAGCTTGCTCTGCAGTTTTTCAAGTCAATTTTGAATATCAGTGAAGAAGCATTCGTCGCAAAATGCAGGCAGAAGGGCAACCACTTGCTTCACATGTTGCACAATTGTTATCTTCCTTCAAATCCTATAGATTCAAGAAGCAAGGGAGCATGGGAATTCATACGTTCTGCAACATCACTCTCTCAGGCTGGGGTAGTGTTTCAAAAGGGTGCGACAAATGACTTGTTCGACTTAGAATTCCACAATGGCACATTCAAAATTCCACCTCTGCGCGTTCATGACTCTACTGATTCACTCTTCAGGAACCTTGTAGCATTCGAACAATGTCAACAGGACAGCAAACATTATATTACATCATACATCATGCTCATGGATAGACTGATCGATACAGCAGATGATGTCAAGTTGCTACAGCAGGAGCAAATCATTCTCAATGATTTGGGTGATGGAGATGATGTTTCAAATCTCTTTAACAATATCTGCAAGCAAATAGTTCTGAAAGACTTTTACTTTGCAGGATTATGCAATCAAGTTAATGCCTACGCTAAGACCCGTTGGCATCGTTATATAGCTTCAGCGAGACGGGACTACTTTAACAATCCATGGAGTATTACGTCCTTCGTGGCTGCCGTTCTACTTATTGTTCTTACTCTCTTGCAGACCCTGTATTCTTTACTTGCTTATTACAAAAGTTGA
- the LOC120003425 gene encoding uncharacterized protein LOC120003425, with the protein MKGERGKTMQSTDQNSSNPYAEYIESIESSSKSKPSSSSTSSLQRGTSGVPTTSPDPIPDSSIGKEKNKSTQEALDLVSARRDLEHCKTLEERSALKERLQPKIISRLEKLSEMEQIPSVGKEIADAVDFLQSLNPSDPVFVEIGNISQTSRKGVISLQEGMIQLKDAQEKLLSQLRSLSPHDNKDH; encoded by the exons ATGAAAGGTGAAAGAGGGAAGACGATGCAGTCCACCGATCAGAATTCATCAAATCCTTACGCAGAGTATATTGAATCAATTGAATCCTCCTCCAAATCGAAGCCGTCCTCATCCTCAACTTCGTCCTTGCAAAGAGGAACCTCCGGAGTGCCAACCACTTCACCAG ATCCAATACCTGATTCCAGTATCGGGAAGGAGAAGAACAAGAGCACTCAGGAGGCGTTGGACTTGGTTTCAGCTCGCAGGGATTTGGAGCACTGCAAGACTCTTGAAGAAAGATCTGCACTTAAAGAGCGCCTACAACCGAAGATTATTAGCCGACTAGAGAAGTTATCGGAGATGGAGCAGATACCTAGTGTAGGAAAAGAGATTGCAGATGCAGTCGATTTCCTCCAATCACTGAATCCTTCGGACCCGGTATTCGTGGAAATTGGCAACATAAGTCAGACGAGTCGTAAAGGAGTAATTAGTTTACAGGAAGGAATGATCCAATTGAAAGACGCCCAAGAAAAGTTGCTCTCTCAGCTTCGTTCCCTGTCTCCCCATGATAACAAGGATCACTGA
- the LOC120004506 gene encoding white-opaque regulator 1-like, translated as MTVVDRDDPDKRRAVFDFTDHQRPPKSPDPYSDYIRTYAQVVRKDMNKQQNQNPNPPTSSRAPTTNIGTSNGGGRGPNTSIGSTNGGGRAPNTTISSANGGGRAPNTTIGNANGDGWGLNTNIGSGNGGSVPINTPPSTSSSSSLSIPLQFGNLKYDPSLLSSSNLKFAINPPQLTSSSSSSSEARISSTDFPKLQRLIKLAIDAGRLRSKCRNCGNSVQHCCEQTILEAVSSLPPPPSNS; from the exons ATGACAGTGGTTGATAGAGATGATCCAGATAAGAGGAGAGCAGTCTTTGATTTCACAGATCATCAAAGACCACCAAAATCTCCCGATCCTTATTCCGATTACATCAGGACCTACGCACAAGTTGTTCGAAAAGATATGAATAAGCAACAGAACCAGAATCCGAATCCCCCGACCTCCAGCAGAGCTCCTACTACTAATATTGGCACCTCTAATGGTGGCGGCAGAGGTCCTAATACTTCTATTGGCAGCACTAATGGTGGCGGCAGAGCTCCTAACACTACTATTAGTAGTGCCAATGGTGGCGGCAGAGCTCCTAATACTACTATTGGCAACGCTAATGGTGACGGCTGGGGTCTTAATACTAATATCGGTAGCGGTAATGGTGGCAGCGTACCCATTAATACACCTCCTtcaacctcctcctcctcctcattatCAATTCCGCTTCAGTTCGGCAATTTAAAGTATGACCCATCATTGCTCAGTAGTAGTAACCTCAAATTCGCCATTAACCCACCACAACttacctcatcatcatcatcgtcatcggAGGCGCGCATATCTAGCACTGATTTCCCTAAGTTGCAACGTCTTATCAAGCTTGCCATCGACGCAG GTCGTTTGCGGAGCAAATGCAGAAACTGCGGCAACTCTGTTCAGCATTGTTGTGAACAAACCATACTCGAAGCAGTTTCCTCTCTCCCTCCTCCGCCTTCTAATTCATAA
- the LOC120003768 gene encoding UPF0481 protein At3g47200-like has translation MGEPSENPSTEEKWIADNISGEQYENPSTIEIVDNISGEPSENPCTKKKWTADNISEEPADSTSTKEEWIADIISGLHKRRPPLPCWSICKVPTNIRSVNEDAYTPHMVSIGPIHHEDKKLFAMEDHKKWYLNSLFNRTHYPKEMLGACYVTLLDLDEQVRNCYAEPIEYHKFALAEILLHDAGFILELFFSYKEFQTSKETDLVFSTSWIISTLRRDLTLLENQIPFFVLKSVFHKLIAPDASGGFPTLKELALLFFKSTSNSSEEALNSKINEEVNHLLHLLYNRYLPSNPMHSPDEETYEVIHCATSLSQAGVVFQKNTTNDMFDIHFHNGTFKIRPLRVHHFTDSLFRNLVAFEQCQHDSIHYITSYIMLMDRLIDTANDVELLQRKGIIVNELSCGDDVSNLFNNLCKEFGFKKFYFAGLCNQVNAYAKTRWHRYIASARRDYFNNPWSIMSFLAAVAFIVLTFLQTLYSLLSYYKS, from the coding sequence atggggGAACCATCTGAGAATCCTTCTACAGAAGAGAAATGGATAGCCGACAACATATCGGGGGAACAATATGAGAATCCTTCTACAATAGAGATAGTCGACAACATATCGGGGGAACCATCTGAGAATCCTTGTACAAAAAAGAAATGGACAGCCGACAACATATCGGAGGAACCAGCTGACAGTACTTCTACAAAAGAGGAATGGATAGCCGACATCATATCGGGGCTCCATAAAAGACGTCCACCACTTCCTTGTTGGAGCATCTGCAAAGTTCCGACGAACATTCGATCGGTAAATGAAGATGCTTACACTCCTCACATGGTCTCAATTGGACCAATCCATCATGAAGACAAAAAGTTATTTGCTATGGAGGATCACAAAAAGTGGTACCTGAACTCCCTCTTCAATCGTACCCATTACCCTAAAGAAATGCTCGGGGCTTGTTACGTTACCCTCTTAGATCTTGATGAACAGGTCCGCAATTGCTATGCAGAACCAATCGAGTATCATAAATTTGCGCTTGCGGAAATCTTATTACATGATGCAGGGTTTATACTTGAGCTTTTCTTCAGCTACAAAGAATTTCAAACGAGTAAAGAAACGGATCTCGTATTCTCGACTTCTTGGATAATCTCGACGCTGCGGCGTGACTTGACGCTCCTGGAGAATCAGATTCCTTTCTTTGTTCTAAAATCTGTGTTTCATAAGCTTATAGCACCGGATGCTAGTGGTGGTTTTCCAACGCTCAAAGAGCTTGCTCTTCTATTTTTCAAGTCAACTTCGAATAGCAGCGAAGAAGCATTAAACTCAAAAATTAACGAGGAGGTTAACCATTTGCTTCACTTGTTGTACAACCGTTATCTTCCTTCAAATCCTATGCATTCACCAGATGAGGAAACATATGAAGTCATACATTGTGCAACATCACTCAGTCAGGCTGGGGTAGTGTTTCAAAAGAATACCACAAACGACATGTTCGACATACACTTCCACAATGGCACATTCAAAATTCGACCGCTACGCGTTCATCACTTTACTGATTCACTCTTCAGGAACCTCGTAGCTTTCGAGCAATGTCAACATGACAGCATACATTATATTACATCATACATCATGCTCATGGATAGACTGATCGATACAGCAAATGATGTCGAGTTACTTCAACGGAAGGGAATCATTGTGAATGAATTGAGTTGTGGAGATGATGTTTCAAATCTCTTCAACAATCTCTGCAAGGAATTTGGTTTCAAAAAGTTCTATTTTGCAGGATTATGCAATCAAGTTAATGCCTACGCTAAGACCCGTTGGCATCGTTATATAGCTTCAGCGAGACGTGACTACTTTAACAATCCATGGAGTATTATGTCCTTCTTGGCTGCTGttgcatttattgttcttacttTCTTGCAGACCCTGTATTCTTTACTTTCTTATTACAAAAGTTGA